One segment of Pan paniscus chromosome 20, NHGRI_mPanPan1-v2.0_pri, whole genome shotgun sequence DNA contains the following:
- the LYL1 gene encoding protein lyl-1 isoform X1 has product MCPPQAQAEVGPTMTEKAEIVCAPSPAPAPPPKPASPGPPQVEEVGHRGGSSPPRLPPGVPVISLGHSRPPGAAMPTTELGTLRPPLLQLSTLGTAPPTLALHYHPHPFLNSVYIGPAGPFSIFPSSRLKRRPSHCELDLAEGHQPQKVARRVFTNSRERWRQQNVNGAFAELRKLLPTHPPDRKLSKNEVLRLAMKYIGFLVRLLRDQAAALAAGPTPPGPRKRPVHRVPDDGARRGSGRRAEAAARSQPAPPADPDGSPGGAARPIKMEQTALSPEVR; this is encoded by the exons ATGTGCCCGCCTCAGGCACAGGCAGAGGTGGGCCCCACCATGACTGAGAAGGCAGAGATAGTGTGTGCCCCCAGCCCAGCGCCTGCCCCACCCCCTAAGCCTGCCTCGCCTGGGCCCCCGCAGGTGGAGGAGGTGGGCCACCGAGGAGGCTCCTCACCCCCCAGGCTGCCACCTGGTGTACCAGtgatcagcctgggccacagcagGCCCCCAGGGGCAGCCATGCCCACCACAGAGCTGGGCACTCTGCGGCCCCCGCTGCTGCAACTCTCCACCCTGGGAACTGCCCCGCCCACTTTGGCCCTGCACTACCACCCTCACCCCTTCCTCAACAG TGTCTACATTGGGCCAGCAGGACCTTTTAGCATCTTCCCTAGCAGCCGGTTGAAGCGGAGACCAAGCCACTGTGAGCTGGACCTGGCTGAGG GGCACCAGCCCCAGAAGGTGGCCCGGCGCGTGTTCACCAACAGCCGGGAGCGCTGGCGGCAGCAGAACGTTAACGGCGCCTTCGCCGAGCTGAGGAAGCTGCTGCCGACGCACCCGCCCGACCGGAAGCTGAGCAAGAACGAGGTGCTCCGCCTAGCCATGAAGTACATCGGCTTCCTGGTGCGGCTGCTACGCGACCAAGCCGCAGCTCTGGCCGCAGGCCCCACCCCTCCCGGGCCCCGCAAACGGCCGGTGCACCGGGTCCCAGACGACGGCGCCCGCCGGGGATCCGGACGCAGGGCCGAGGCGGCAGCGCGCTCGCAGCCCGCGCCCCCGGCCGACCCCGACGGCAGCCCCGGTGGAGCGGCCCGGCCCATCAAGATGGAGCAAACCGCTTTGAGCCCAGAGGTGCGGTGA
- the LYL1 gene encoding protein lyl-1 isoform X2 yields the protein MPTTELGTLRPPLLQLSTLGTAPPTLALHYHPHPFLNSVYIGPAGPFSIFPSSRLKRRPSHCELDLAEGHQPQKVARRVFTNSRERWRQQNVNGAFAELRKLLPTHPPDRKLSKNEVLRLAMKYIGFLVRLLRDQAAALAAGPTPPGPRKRPVHRVPDDGARRGSGRRAEAAARSQPAPPADPDGSPGGAARPIKMEQTALSPEVR from the exons ATGCCCACCACAGAGCTGGGCACTCTGCGGCCCCCGCTGCTGCAACTCTCCACCCTGGGAACTGCCCCGCCCACTTTGGCCCTGCACTACCACCCTCACCCCTTCCTCAACAG TGTCTACATTGGGCCAGCAGGACCTTTTAGCATCTTCCCTAGCAGCCGGTTGAAGCGGAGACCAAGCCACTGTGAGCTGGACCTGGCTGAGG GGCACCAGCCCCAGAAGGTGGCCCGGCGCGTGTTCACCAACAGCCGGGAGCGCTGGCGGCAGCAGAACGTTAACGGCGCCTTCGCCGAGCTGAGGAAGCTGCTGCCGACGCACCCGCCCGACCGGAAGCTGAGCAAGAACGAGGTGCTCCGCCTAGCCATGAAGTACATCGGCTTCCTGGTGCGGCTGCTACGCGACCAAGCCGCAGCTCTGGCCGCAGGCCCCACCCCTCCCGGGCCCCGCAAACGGCCGGTGCACCGGGTCCCAGACGACGGCGCCCGCCGGGGATCCGGACGCAGGGCCGAGGCGGCAGCGCGCTCGCAGCCCGCGCCCCCGGCCGACCCCGACGGCAGCCCCGGTGGAGCGGCCCGGCCCATCAAGATGGAGCAAACCGCTTTGAGCCCAGAGGTGCGGTGA